In Streptomyces sp. NBC_00341, the DNA window GGCGAGGACGGCGATGGCCTGGGCCAGGTCGCTGTCGGCGGGCAGGGGCAGCCGCGTCCACCGCAGCCGTGGCAGGCGCCGAGGCCGTCGCACTCGTAGCAGAGCACGTAGCCGGGCGTGAGGGTCTCGGGCGTCCGGACCGGCTCCGGCCACTGGAACTCCTCCGGCTCGTGCAAGGCTAGGGCGGGGGTCTGCCCGCTGTAGAGCACGGCCGAGTTGTAGTCGCCTGTGCGGACTTCGATGCGGGTGCCGTCGGGGCGGCGGGCAGTGAGGGCGTACGTGCGTTTCGTGCCGTCGATCTCCTCCTGAGGCCCCGCGATGTCCCAGTCGGCCAAGCTGAGCAGGCCGGCCGCCCGGGAGGCGACGTCGGCAGCGCCGACCCCTCCGGGGCGTTCCCCACGGAACACGGCCGAGTAGCTGTAGCGCAGGGGCTCGCGCCAGTCGGCGACGTTCGGCTCGTCGAGGAAGAGGAGGCCGAGGTCGGCGCCGGGGGTCAGGTCGTCGATCAGCTCGACGAGCTGCGCACGCAGGGCACGCCCGAGCCGGTCCAACTCCTCACGCACACCAGGAATTTCTCCCACTGGTGCCCCCTCTCTCTCGCTTGATTGCGGGCGTCCTATGCGGGTGAGAACGGTGAGAACACAGGCCGAGGCCCGTACCCAGCTACTACGGCGCTTCACGGAGACGCTCCGTGCGCTGCCCCCCGGAACTGTCGCTGGCGCTACGGCATCCGGACCTACCCCACGCGGGCCTGCACCGCGGGGTTGTCCTGTCCGATGACCTGAACCATCCCGATGACGGCTGGGCGACCTTCGACGTCCGGTACTGGGTGTTGGGAACCGCGCCGGACACCCGAGACCGGTATTTCGACCTGGTGACGGGGGTGTGGCGCGAGTGGGGCTGGGCGACGAGGCACGGAGGGGCTGCCGGTACGCGCACGGGTTGGGCGGACACCCCCGACGGCTACGGCCTCGCCCTCACGCGGAGTGTGAACGGCCACCTGAGCATGGCCGGCTCGACACCGCTGTTCCTGCGGGACTCGGTGGTGGGGGAGCCGATGCCGACGCGGATCGCTTGGCGGGACGGGGAGGCGGTGTCCTCCTTGTAGTCAGACTCGCAGAGTGAGTGAGCCTTCGCCAACTTGAATTCGCAAGTCAAATGGCTGGTGTGACGGCCTTCCGGGGTGCTCACGCTGGTCGTGGGCGGGAGCCTACGGAGAAGATCATCCGTCAGCGGTCGACTTCGAGGTTCGTCAGGGGTGTCAGCAGGACTCGGCGATACGGATGACCGCCTCGGTGAGGGTCTCCGGCGCGCAGCCGAAGTTGAGCCGGGCGAAGCCGGGAAAGCCGTAACGGTGACCGGAGTTCAGGGCGACCTTGGCCGCGCCGAGGATGTGGGCGGCGGGGTCGTCGCCCCAGCCGAGGGCCCGGAAGTCGATCCACGCCAGGAAACTGGCCTGCGGCGGCGTGTAGCGCGCCGCGGGGAGATGCTTGTCCAGGAGCTCGGCGAGCAGGGTCCGGTTGTGGTCGAGGACTTCCAGGACCTCGGCGAGCCAGGCGTCCGCGTCGTTGAGGGCGGCGACGGTGGCGATCACCCCCAGGTGCCCGGTGCGGTAAAGGCAGTGGGGCGACATACGCTCGACGTACCGCTTCGGCGCCGGGTCGGCGGTGATGATGGTGGCGGCCTTGAGACCGGCCAGGTTCCAGCCCTTGCTGGCGGACAGGAACGAGAAGCCCCAGCGCCGCGCCTCCTGCGACACCGACAGGAACGGGACGAACTCCGCTCCGGCCTGCACGAGCGGGGCGTGGATCTCGTCGGCGAGGACGAAGACGCCGTATTTCTCGGCCAGTTCGGCGAGCGCGACCAGGTCGTCGCGCGGGTGCACGAGGCCGAGCGGATTGTGCGGGCTGCACAGCAGGTAGGCCCTGGCCCCGTCGGCGAAGGCTCGCTCCAGGGCGGCCAGATCCAGGCGCGGGCCCCGCGCGATGCTGTCGGCCGAGGGTGCCTCGCTCAGCGGCGCCTCGACGACAAGGGCGCCCACCTCCTGGACCCACCAGAAGAACGGCTCGTAGACCGGCGGACTGATGACCACCTTGTCCCCGGGGGCGACGATGCGGCGCAACGTCTCGACGATCCCGATTCCGACGTCGGCGACGGTGTGCACATGGTCGGGGTCGATGTCCCAGTCCCAGGTGCGCAGGGCGTAGCCGGCGACCGCCTTGGCGAGATCGGTGGTGGGTGCCGCGTAGCCGGTGTCGGAGCGGCGGATCGCCTGGTGCAGGGCGGCGGCGACCGGCTCGGCGAGCGGGAAATCCATCTCGGCGACGGGCAGGGGCAGCACATCGTGCGGGAAGGTCTGCCATTTCGCGCTGAGGCGGTGACGGAGTTCAGTGAGCGGGGGGACCCGGAAGGCGCTGCTCATGAATGGGGCTCCTGGAGATCATGACGACGGGAAGGCAGAGGGGGCGTGCGTCTCGGCGGCCGGGGCCGGCGACGCGTGGGCCGGCGGGACCGGCACATCGCCATGGTCGACGCCGAGCGATATGTCGCGCTTCCGATAAACTGCCAACCAATGACAGAAATCCGCCACGAGCCCACAGCGCCGACTGGCGCACAGTGGCTGGTGCCCGGAGCGGCCATTGACGCCCACCGCCACGACGACCACCAGATCGTCTACGCGGGCCGGGGCGTGCCGGCCGTGACGACCAGCACCGGGACGTGGATCGCGCCGGGCACCCGCGCCATCTGGGTGCCAGCTGGCGCCGTGCACGCCCACAAGGTGTCATCGGCATCGCCACCCGCCATGAGCACGGCGAAGAGGTGCTGGACCACATTGTCGAGGTCGGCCCGGCCGAGGTGAACCTGGACCGGATCCGCAAGCTGATCCGACAGAGGATCACCCCGGCACCGCGCGGTGTGCGGGTGGGATGGTCCTGTGGTGATGGCGGGCGGGTGGCGTTCATCGACATCCCGGCGCAGGCTGTCGACACGCTCTTCGTCGTGCCGGCACCGGTGGGCAAGCCCGGTTCGCCGCGCACCGACACGGTCGCCGTGCCGATGCGGGACGGCGACAGCACGCACTGGCTGCCGCGGACTGGGATCCAGCAGCTGCTCTCCGCCGGTGTCCGGGCCTCGGGCATGCCGACCGCCCAGGCTCTCACCGAGCTCCTGGGGCAGGCCGTGTCGAAAGCCGGGCCGGACGACGGACTGCGGGTCGGGCAGGGCCTGCCGGACCGGGAGCGGGAAATGCGGGCGGTCTACGGGCAGTTGGCCGGAGAAGGGCTGGGGCTGCCTGCCGGCGAGGCCTGGGCGCAGGGCACGGCCGCTTGTCAGGATCTGCACCACGAACGGGACGGTGAGCCGGGCTGGGTGCTGTGCCTGGTGGCCGGGCGCCCTGCGGTCGCCGTCGCTGCGCCCGTCTGGCAGGCGACTGTCGAAGTCGGCCGGCATGCGCCGGGCCCAGATCCGCTCGCGGGCATCGGCCTTCCCCGCCCGCCCGAGGGCACGGACGCGCCGTGGGTGATCGCGGCCGGCTCCCGGAGTGTGAACGTCGACGGCGGTTCGTGGGGCGCGGACCGGCTGACGTGTTCGGGGCGTGGTGTGTGGAGGTGGCAGCCGCTCCCCCGCTTCAGCATCAACCAGGGCCGGTCGGCCGAGAACAGGACTGCCGGGCAGACGACGGCGCTGCGCCTGCGCGCCGTGGTGAACCTGCCCTGGGCCGAGGCGAGCCGGCTGGAGATCAGCAAACCCCGGCGCACTCTGCTTGAGCAGCAGCTTCCGTACAGCGCGGTGGCCGGGGCGGTGACGATGCTGTCCAGGCGTCGGGGCGCCGAGCTGTCCGCCGCTCGCCGGGAACGGGGCCCCTTCGGCAACTCGGCCCGTACCGCCGCCTACTCGTGCACGATCGCGGGACCGGACGGCGGCCCGGCCCTGAAGGCGTCCGTCATGCTCGCCCTGCCGGCCACGATGGAGTCCACCGTGGTCGCCTGCTCGGACGTTCTGGTCGAGAACCCGCAGGCCTTGGCGGCGGCCCTCGGCTCCGGCCGGGACACGCGGCTGGGCTTCGACGAGGTCCAGGCCGTGCTGCTGAGCACGTGGAAGACGGCTGCCGAGTTGCTGCCCGCCCTCGTCGGTGACCCGGCCGGGCTGTCGTGGGCCGCCCCGCCCACCACCGGACTGCGGATGACGTGCGAACAGCTGGCCGGCAACGGCGTCCTGCCGGCCCTGGACTCGCTCGTCGACCCGGCCTCGCTCGGCACGAACGACGACGGGACCAGGTCACACATGGCCGACACCATCACCGCCGCGCCCGCCATGGACCGGGCGGAGCGCCGGAGCCTGCTGCGGGAGGCGCTGGTGCACATGGCCCGCGAGTTCGGGCGCGTCGACGCGGAGGTGGACCTGCTGCAACTCGGCGGCCGGACAACGACCTGATCGTCGGCGAGCAGAACGCGCAGCAGGCGCTGGTCGGGACTCACCGCGTGCGCGGCGTCCAGGGCGAGGGCAGCGTCCAGTCGCTCGTCCGTCGATGGCTTGGTCAGGGTCACCTGCGTCCAGTCACGGGGCAGGCCGCGGCGGGCCGGGGTCAGACGTCTGGCGGGCGGGTGCGGAACTACCACCACCTGGGCGAGGGCGACGCCTGCCGGGATGTCCCGGTCAGCGGTCTGTCCGGTCCGGCGCCCACACGTCGTCCGGGGTGCGCAGCCTCAAGGTGCGCAGATGGTCGCGTAGCGCGGTCAGTACGGGGTGCTGGTCTCCGGTGCGGGACAGCAGCACGTGTGTGTACACCGGGGTCGGTTCGCGCAATGGGATGCGCCGCAGATCGTGGGTCTGGGGCCACACGTACCGGTCCCCGCTGCCGACGAGGGTGGCCAGCGCGTCCGAGTCGGCCAGTGCGTCCATCAGGGCCTCGTCCCCGAAGTTGGGGCCGAGCGCGTCGATACTCAGGCCGAAGGCCTCGGACAGCGCCTGATAAAACGCCGCCCACTCCGTGCCGGGCCTGATCCCGGGGATCCAGATGCGGTGGCCGGCCAGGTCCGCGGGCCTGACCCAGGGTACGTCCGCCAACGGGTGGCTGGGTCCGACCAGGAGCTCCAGGGGCGCGTCCAGGAGTCGTTCGGCCCTGATCCCGGCCGGGACCTGGCCTGCCGGCAGGGCACGGAAGGACGCGTCGACAGTCCCGTCGAGCACCGCGCGGGCGGCCTGGGCGGCGTTCTCCTTGCTCAGTGTGACGGCGTCGAGGTTCATCTCGGGTTGGGAGCGGTAGAACCGGTAGACGGCCTGGGCAGGAGCGATGCGCCGGTTGAGGACGTCGACGCGCAAGGGACGGCTGCCGGGGCGCACGGCTTGCTCGGCCTGCTCGACGGTGGTCAGTACCTTCTTGGCGTGCGGCAGGAAGACCTGCCCGTCCAGGCTCATCCGGGAGCCGCGGGAGGTGCGCACCAGGAGCGTGACCCCAAGGTGCTTCTCCAGGGTCGCGATCCGCTTGGAGACCGCCTGCTGGCTGATCCCGAGCTCGTCCGCCGCCGCCTGGAACTGGCCGGTCTCAGCGACGGTCACGAACGTCCGCATCGCTTCAACATCCACACTCCCACCCTACTTTCACAATGGTTGGTTGTTGCCGGTCGGGTGTGTGGTTGTTTGATCGTGGGTTCTTCAGGGTGGTGGGATCAGCGCATGTCCACTCGCACAGATCAGATCATGTATGTCCACAAGCCCGAGTTCGCGCGTCATATGAAGCGAGTCGTGGAGGTCACCGACGCGACGTCCCGGCTGAACGTGCTGCCGTTCAGCGACGGCGAAGCTCGCGCTGAACTACTTTCGGTTGTGTTCGGTGGTCCGCTCCCGGAGACGGTGACGATCTACCCGCCGTTCTTCACCGAGTGCGGGCTGAACACGACATTCGGGGAGAACGTCTTCGTCAACCAGGGATGCACATTCATGGACAAGGGCGGGATTCGGATCGGCAACGGTGTCATGATCGCCCCGAAGGTCAATCTCATCACCGGGGGGCACCCTCTGCCCCTCGCCGAGCGCCGCGAGTACCTCTCCCTCGCCCCGATCGTCATCGAAGACGACGTCTGGATCGGTGCGGGAGCAACGATCACTCAGGGAGTGACCATCGGTGCCGGCGCGGTGGTCGCTGCCGGCGCGGTGGTCGCTCGTGACGTCCCCGCACGCACCCTGGTCGCGGGAGTCCCCGCCCGGGAGATCAAGACGATTGACTGAGCCCGGCCGGGCACCGGCCCGGGGCGAGCAGCACGTCAACCGGTCGCACAGTGGTCCCCGCAGGCGTACCTGCGATCACGCAGCCGACAGCTGGCATGTCACCGTCCAGGGGCTGTGACAGGGTGCCCGCCACGCTTCGGCCGAGACGGCTGCGTCCGATGATCGCCCTCGGGGAAGGAGGACAATCGTGAGAATTCGAGCAGTCCGGGCACGGAACACGATGTGAGACCGTCAGGAGTCGTAGTGATCAAGGTCGAACGAGTCATGCACTCAAGCCGAACGCGCGACGAGATCGTGGCCTACATGGCCGACTTCTCCCGCGCCGAACAGTGGGACCCGGGGACCATCACCTGCCGACGGGTGAACGCCAATGATCCGGTGGAGGTGGGCACGGAGTGGCTCAACGTGTCCTCGTTCCGCGGACGCCGTACGGAGCTTCGCTACGAACTGACGCGGATGAGCAACGACCGGCTCACCTTCGTCGGGCGCAACAAGACTGCGACATCGACGGACGACCTGCACTTCGAAACGCTCTCCGACGGCACCCGTATCACCTACGGCGCGCAGGTCGAGTTCCACGGGATCGCGCGACTGGCAACCCCCCTGCTGAAGAGGGAGTTCGAGCGTTTGGGGGATGAGGTGTCCCGACAGCTCCCGGCAGCGCTCGCACAGGCCCTGGGCCCCTGCGCGCCCGGTCCGCAACAGCCCTGACCTGGCCGCGTTTCTCCTCGCCCGTCAGGGACATCGCGTGTGAGGACGCGTAGCCGGTCGGCTCACAGAGCGAATATGCGGGCGATGAAGAAGGCTGCGATGAGAACCGCGCCGAAGACGATGAGCCCCAGCCAGATCTTCGGGTGCTCCCACACACCTCCGTCCGGGCGCTCTTCATGGGCTTCGGCGATGCAGCCCTCGACGGGAGGGGTCTCACCGGGAGGTACAAGGTGCTCAGCCATGGTTCAAGCGTGGTGCCATACACCCGTTTGCGCATCTCCGGACCACCTGGGACGGCAGCGGAACGGCGGTGGAGCGCCGCCGACCGCCGGGGAGAGGCGCAGCCCGGTCGGTGCGGAGGTTCATCTCTTCTTGCGTGGCAGGGGGGTGCGCCACCAGTTGGCGTCGCCAAGGAGCGCGACGAGGGCGGGTGCGAGGACGCCGCGGACGATGGTCGCGTCGATGACGATGCCGAGCGCGAGCGCTGTGGCAAGGATCTTGACGTCGGTGGTGGGGACGCGTGACAGGGCGACGAAGGCGAGGAACAGGATGAGTGCCGCGGAGCTGACGAGCCGGCCTGTCCGGGCGACGCCCAGCACCGTGGCGGTGTCCGTGTCGGCTCCGGCGTCGTGTTCTTCGCGGATCCGGGACAGCAGGAAGACCTCGTAGTCCATCGAGAGGCCGAAGAGGAACGCGAACACGGCGATCGGGACCCAGACGGTGATCGCGCCCGATGCGGACTGCCCGAACAGGAACTCGGTACCCAGGCCGTGCTGCCAGATCAGGACCGTGACGCCGTATGCGGCGCCGAGCGAGAGCACGTTGAGCACCAGTGCCTTGACCGGCAGCCAGAACGAACGCAGGGCTCTGGACAGGAGCAGGAACGTCACGACCACGATGATGGCCAGCACCCAGGGCGCGTTGCCGTAGACGGCGCTGAGGAAGTCGGCGTCCTGGGCGGGGCCTCCGCCGACCTGGGCACCGGCCTTCTCGGCGGCGGTCCTGATCTGGGCGGCCGCGTCGGCTCCGGTCTCCGTGGAGGTGTCCGCACGCGTCCACGCCTCGACGACGGAACGGCTGCCGTCGGTCCAGCCGGGTGGTGCGATGACGCCCGCCACGCCGTCGATACCGCCGAGTGCCTCACGGACCTTCGCCACGTCCTCGGTGATGATCTCGACAGGGTGGGCGAGACCGGCTCCGATCGACGAATCGTCCAGTTGATCCACGGCGGAGGCGGCCGGCCCTCCCAGGGATGCCAGTGACTCGGTCGTGGGCCGGCCGAGCCGCAGACCGAGCACCGGCGAGGCCAGTGCCAGCAGCACCACCGTGGCTGCCAGACCGGCCGCCCAGCGGTGGCGCACCACAGCGCTGCCGACCGCGTGCCACAGCCTGCTCCCGGAGGCGCGGGAGCGCCGACCGGGCCACTCCAGCCGCCTGCCCACCGTCAGCAGGAGAGCCGGGAGCAGGGTGAGGGCGGCAGCGACGCTCATCAACGGAATGAGCAGCCCGGTGAATCCGACGCTTCGCAGGAACGGCACGGGCAGGACGATCAGTGCCGCCAGGCTCACCGCCACGGTGACCCCGGAGAAGAGCACGGAGCGCCCGGCCGTGGACATGGCCCGCCGCACTGCCTCCTCGGTGTCGGCACCGCGGCCCAACTCCTCACGCCAGCGGGTCACGACCAGCAGCGCGTAATCGATCGCCACCCCCAGACCGATCAGGGCGAGCAGGTACTGGACGATGAACGAGATGTCGGTGACACCCGTCAGGCCCCACACGATCAGGAACGTGGTGAGGATGGACGCGACGGCGATGAGCAGCGGCATCAGCGCGAGGGCGGATCCGAACACCACCAGCAGGACGATCAACGCGCCCACGCCGCCGAACAGCGTCTCGGCGAGCACCCCCGCACCGCCACCACCGCCGTCTGCCTGCAAGGCGTCCTGCCCGGTCACCCGCACTGTCTCACCGGAACGCTCAGCGACGTTCGTCAAGGCCGGCAGGGCACGGGCATAGGGGTCCTGGCCGGGCAGCGGTCGGGGGTAGACCAGGATGATGCCGGTGCGCTCGTCGCGGGACAGCAGGGCGGATTCGTCGCCGAACGAGGCCACACGTGCGCCGGGCACCGTGCGCCGCACATCCGCGACCAGAGGTGCCGCCGCCGACCGCTGGACACGGGCGTCTCCGTCACCGACGACCAGCAGGACGGGTGCGTTCGATCCGCCGGAACCGAAGTGCTCCACCAACTGCTCGTTCGCCTCGTAGCCGGGCTGGTCCGGCAGTCCGAACTCGAAGCTCAGGGCAGCGGTCGCCTTCGGTGCGGCGTAACCGCCCACCACGGCCAGGATCAGCCAGACTCCGAGTACCAGGAAGCGGTGCCGGATGACGAAGCCAGTCAGTGTGTGCACGCGTGTTGTCTCTCAGGTTGAGGCTGGTTCCCGTGGTGGGGTGATGGCTTTTGACACTTCGCCCCCCACGGCCACTTCGGATGCAGCAACGACGAGAGGCAGTGCGCGCGATCGGGTGGGCACGATTACACGTCGTGTGCGCGTCGCACGCATCCGCAGTGCCGTCCCCTGCGGAAGTATCTCCAGCAGGCAGGCGGTTCTCTCCCCGGACCGCCGGATTGCTGTACTGAAACCCGTCCGAGAGAAAGGCGCCCCGTGCTACAGCCGGACGTCGTCATCGTGGGCGCCGGGGCGGCCGGGCTGACACTCGCCCATCAGCTGTGCGCGCCGGCGGATGGCGCCCCCGTGTCGGTTGTCCTCGTCGACGCCCCCGCGGGACCGTTGCGACCACCGCCTCGCACGTGGTGCTTCTGGGAGGCCGCCGGTGGCGCGTACGACGACGTGTTGTCCGCGTCCTGGGAGCGGTTGCGCGTGACGGGCCCCGACGGTGCGGAAACCGTGACGTGCCCCGATCCGTTCCGCTACAAGATGCTCCGCTCGGACGCCTTCGAGCAGTTGGTCCAGCGGCGGCTGTCGCACGCGGCAGGCTTTCGCCGGCTGGAGGCGACGGTGACCGCGGTCGGGGACGCGCCCGGAGGCGGTGGCCGGGTGGTCGCACGCGACGCCCGGGGCGCGCGGATCCTGCTGCACGGGAGGTACGTCTTCGATTCGAGGCCGCCCACCCGGCTGCCGACGGCCCGCACCACGCTGCTGCAGCACTTCACGGGCTGGTTCGTCGAGACGGACGGGCCGGTGTTCGATCCGGCTACGGCGGATCTGATGGACTTCCGCACTCCGCAGCCGCCGCAGGGCCTGTCGTTCGGCTACGTGCTCCCGATGGGACCGCGCAGCGCCCTGGTCGAGTACACGCAGTTCTCGCGTGCCGTCCTGGACGCGCCGGGATATGAGCGGGCGTTACGTCACTACACCCACGATGTGCTGGGTCTCGGGGCCCATCGGGTGACCGCTGTGGAGCGGGGCGTCATTCCGATGACCGACGGACGTTTCCCGGTTCGGGTCGGCCGGTCGGTCTTCCGTATCGGGACGGCCGGCGGGGCCACCCGTCCGTCGACCGGCTATACGTTCGCCGCTGTCCAGCGCCAGAGCCGGACCATCGCCGCGCAGGTACGCGGCGGAAGCCGGCTGCGGGTGGCATCGCCTTACGGGGCCTGGCCGCGCGCCATGGACGCCGTGATGCTGCGGGCGCTGGACAGCGGCCGGGTGGACGGTGGCGAGTTCTTCTCCGGCCTCTTCCGCACGGTCCCGGGAGAGCGGCTGCTGCGGTTCCTGGACGGTACGTCGCGCGGATACGAGGACGTCCTGGTCGGGCTGCGCACGCCGGTCGCCCCGATGCTTCGCACCGTCGTCGAACTCCCTTTCAGACCGAAGCGGCAGGCGCCTGCCGGAGCCCCGCCGTGGCCCACTCCCAGCGCTCCTGCCCGTACGCCTCCTGATCAGGAAACGAGCGACCCATGACACTGCTGCGTGACGACGACCTGTCCGCCGCGTTCGACCACGGCTCCCTCGCCTACGACCGGCTCACCGCGGTCAATCCCGGCTACCGCCGCGACCTGCGGCGCTCGGCGCGCAGACTCGGGCTGGCGGGCGGCGGCCGGGGCCTGCGCCTGCTGGATCTCGGCTGCGGAACGGGAACGTCGACCGCCGCGCTCCTGACGGCGGCGCCGGATGCGGAGATCGTCGCGGTGGACTCGTCGGTGGGCATGCTCGAGCGTGCCAAGGCCAAGCGCTGGCCGTCGAACGTCACCTTCGTGCACGCACCGGCGGAGGCCATG includes these proteins:
- a CDS encoding lycopene cyclase family protein; translation: MLQPDVVIVGAGAAGLTLAHQLCAPADGAPVSVVLVDAPAGPLRPPPRTWCFWEAAGGAYDDVLSASWERLRVTGPDGAETVTCPDPFRYKMLRSDAFEQLVQRRLSHAAGFRRLEATVTAVGDAPGGGGRVVARDARGARILLHGRYVFDSRPPTRLPTARTTLLQHFTGWFVETDGPVFDPATADLMDFRTPQPPQGLSFGYVLPMGPRSALVEYTQFSRAVLDAPGYERALRHYTHDVLGLGAHRVTAVERGVIPMTDGRFPVRVGRSVFRIGTAGGATRPSTGYTFAAVQRQSRTIAAQVRGGSRLRVASPYGAWPRAMDAVMLRALDSGRVDGGEFFSGLFRTVPGERLLRFLDGTSRGYEDVLVGLRTPVAPMLRTVVELPFRPKRQAPAGAPPWPTPSAPARTPPDQETSDP
- a CDS encoding DUF6480 family protein, with translation MAEHLVPPGETPPVEGCIAEAHEERPDGGVWEHPKIWLGLIVFGAVLIAAFFIARIFAL
- a CDS encoding MalY/PatB family protein; this translates as MSSAFRVPPLTELRHRLSAKWQTFPHDVLPLPVAEMDFPLAEPVAAALHQAIRRSDTGYAAPTTDLAKAVAGYALRTWDWDIDPDHVHTVADVGIGIVETLRRIVAPGDKVVISPPVYEPFFWWVQEVGALVVEAPLSEAPSADSIARGPRLDLAALERAFADGARAYLLCSPHNPLGLVHPRDDLVALAELAEKYGVFVLADEIHAPLVQAGAEFVPFLSVSQEARRWGFSFLSASKGWNLAGLKAATIITADPAPKRYVERMSPHCLYRTGHLGVIATVAALNDADAWLAEVLEVLDHNRTLLAELLDKHLPAARYTPPQASFLAWIDFRALGWGDDPAAHILGAAKVALNSGHRYGFPGFARLNFGCAPETLTEAVIRIAESC
- a CDS encoding DapH/DapD/GlmU-related protein, with translation MYVHKPEFARHMKRVVEVTDATSRLNVLPFSDGEARAELLSVVFGGPLPETVTIYPPFFTECGLNTTFGENVFVNQGCTFMDKGGIRIGNGVMIAPKVNLITGGHPLPLAERREYLSLAPIVIEDDVWIGAGATITQGVTIGAGAVVAAGAVVARDVPARTLVAGVPAREIKTID
- a CDS encoding SRPBCC family protein, which translates into the protein MIKVERVMHSSRTRDEIVAYMADFSRAEQWDPGTITCRRVNANDPVEVGTEWLNVSSFRGRRTELRYELTRMSNDRLTFVGRNKTATSTDDLHFETLSDGTRITYGAQVEFHGIARLATPLLKREFERLGDEVSRQLPAALAQALGPCAPGPQQP
- a CDS encoding MMPL family transporter, which translates into the protein MHTLTGFVIRHRFLVLGVWLILAVVGGYAAPKATAALSFEFGLPDQPGYEANEQLVEHFGSGGSNAPVLLVVGDGDARVQRSAAAPLVADVRRTVPGARVASFGDESALLSRDERTGIILVYPRPLPGQDPYARALPALTNVAERSGETVRVTGQDALQADGGGGGAGVLAETLFGGVGALIVLLVVFGSALALMPLLIAVASILTTFLIVWGLTGVTDISFIVQYLLALIGLGVAIDYALLVVTRWREELGRGADTEEAVRRAMSTAGRSVLFSGVTVAVSLAALIVLPVPFLRSVGFTGLLIPLMSVAAALTLLPALLLTVGRRLEWPGRRSRASGSRLWHAVGSAVVRHRWAAGLAATVVLLALASPVLGLRLGRPTTESLASLGGPAASAVDQLDDSSIGAGLAHPVEIITEDVAKVREALGGIDGVAGVIAPPGWTDGSRSVVEAWTRADTSTETGADAAAQIRTAAEKAGAQVGGGPAQDADFLSAVYGNAPWVLAIIVVVTFLLLSRALRSFWLPVKALVLNVLSLGAAYGVTVLIWQHGLGTEFLFGQSASGAITVWVPIAVFAFLFGLSMDYEVFLLSRIREEHDAGADTDTATVLGVARTGRLVSSAALILFLAFVALSRVPTTDVKILATALALGIVIDATIVRGVLAPALVALLGDANWWRTPLPRKKR
- a CDS encoding LysR family transcriptional regulator, producing MDVEAMRTFVTVAETGQFQAAADELGISQQAVSKRIATLEKHLGVTLLVRTSRGSRMSLDGQVFLPHAKKVLTTVEQAEQAVRPGSRPLRVDVLNRRIAPAQAVYRFYRSQPEMNLDAVTLSKENAAQAARAVLDGTVDASFRALPAGQVPAGIRAERLLDAPLELLVGPSHPLADVPWVRPADLAGHRIWIPGIRPGTEWAAFYQALSEAFGLSIDALGPNFGDEALMDALADSDALATLVGSGDRYVWPQTHDLRRIPLREPTPVYTHVLLSRTGDQHPVLTALRDHLRTLRLRTPDDVWAPDRTDR